One segment of Chionomys nivalis chromosome 1, mChiNiv1.1, whole genome shotgun sequence DNA contains the following:
- the LOC130879684 gene encoding calmodulin-like — protein MADQLTEEQIAEFKEAFSLFDKDGDGTITTKELGTVMRSLGQNPTEAELQDMINEVNADGNGTIDFPEFLTMMARKMKDTTDSEEEIREAFRVFDKDGNGYISAAELRHVMTNLGEKLTDEEVDEMIREADIDGDGQVNYEEFVQMMTAK, from the coding sequence ATGGCTGACCAACTGACTGAAGAGCAGATTGCAGAATTCAAAGAAGCCTTCTCACTATTTGACAAGGATGGTGATGGGACTATAACAACAAAGGAGCTGGGGACTGTGATGAGGTCTCTCGGGCAGAACCCCACAGAAGCAGAGCTACAGGACATGATTAATGAAGTAAATGCAGATGGTAATGGCACAATTGACTTCCCTGAATTTTTGACAATGATggcaagaaaaatgaaagatacaACAGACAGTgaagaggaaatcagagaagcattccGCGTGTTTGATAAGGACGGCAATGGCTATATCAGTGCAGCAGAGCTTCGTCACGTGATGACAAACCTTGGAGAGAAGCTGACAGATGAAGAGGTTGATGAGATGATCAGGGAAGCAGATATTGATGGTGACGGGCAGGTAAACTATGAAGAGTTTGTACAAATGATGACAGCAAAGTGA